CGCCGAGCACGCCACGCAGATCCACGCCAAGGACCCGGACTTCTTCAACCAGGCCCGGCAGGTCAACGGTTACGGCAAGAACATGCTGAACCCCTCCGGGATCAACGGAGCCGGCTACGACCCGGTGGTCAGCTTCCTGGAGGCGATGGGCCACAGCCCGGCGGCCGCAGCCGAGTTCTTCGACCCCGAGCGCTCCCCCCACGCCTACAACCCCGACGGCACCGAGAAGTCCGGTGTTCCGGACCTGGGCAAGGACGCCAAGGGCCAGCCGGTCACCAGCTACCTCGACTTCTTCGGTAACGCGAAGTACGACTACACCATCGACATGGAGGGCACGAACTTCGACGACCTGAACAAGGTCCAGAAGTACATGCCGGATGCCCTTGGGCATGCCCTGGAGGCAGCGACCCTCGGACACGCCTGGGACGATCCGTCGCCCAAACTGGAGCGCGGCGAGGCCTCTTCGCGCATCATGGAGCAGGTCGTGGTGAAGTACGGCGGGGACCCCGAGTTGCTCAAGCATCAGGACTCGATGGCGGACAGTCTGGGCCGAATGGGTGCGGGCTACATCGACGACCTGAACCACAGCCTGAACGAGAACCATTCGCGGAGCGTGTTCGCCGAGGTCGCCGCTGGACATATGGAGGTCAAACCCGACGTAGCCCGTAAGTTCCTGAGCAGTCTCGGCCAGCACCCGGATTCCTACCTCACCATGTCCCGGGCGGAGTCCGTCTTCCAGGCCTCGGTGCTGGAGTCCCAGGTGGGTCCCGACGGCAGGCTTAACCGAAGCGGACTGATGGAAGCCGCCCGCACCGGCGGGGAGTTCCAGGGAATCCTGGACGAATCGAGGAGCAAGCAGATCGCCGCCGATGCCGAGAAGTGGGTCAAGGACTACGACAAGGCCGTGCAGCAGCGCTCGGGATGGGTCGAGTTCGGCACGACGGCGGCCATCGCGGCGGGAGTCGCGTTCCTGCCAGCGACCGCCATGGCGGCCGGCGCCGCTGCGGTGGTCGTGCCGCTTGCCGTCGACACCGGCAGCGGAGCACTGGAACAGGTTACGGGCGGCATCGTCAAGGACTGGTCCGAGGCCGAAGCCGAGCGAGAGAAGGACCGCAGAGAGGGCAAGGCCCACGAGGACAAAGCGGCTGTCTATCAGCACGGCGAGGAGATGGCCCGATCACCCGTGAGGCAGTTCCTGGTGCAGCACCCGCCGGGCCTGGAAGATCCGCTCGACGAGATCCTGAAGCAGTCCAGCTTGACGGGCTACAACACCGGCTGGGGGCTTGAGCGGCACACCGGCCACCAGTCCGTGGTCAAGAAGTAGGCGGCGCGGATGAGCGGGTGGAGACCGGGCCGCTCCGGGCGGCACAGGGGCAGGGCGCTGGTCGGGTGCGTGGCGGCCACGGCCCTGCTCGTGGGCTGCGGCGGGGGTGGCGAGCCCCCTAGGCCTATTCGTCCCTCCGAGTTGTCCGGGGCCGAGGTGTGCCCCGAGGGGATCCTCAACCCCGAAGCGGTGAGGGGCATTGAGCGGGTCACCGGGGCGACGCGGTTCCAGCCACCAGAGGACGGAGCGAACCCGGGGGTCGGATGGGTGGCCGACGTCCTGGCCCGTGGCTATGCGAAGGCAGGGGCATCGCTCGGCGGCGAGGCGTGCCAGGCCACTCCTGTGGACGAGGTGGAGCGGCGTGGGCTCTCGCTGAGCTTCGAGATCGAGAGCGAGTTGCAACGGACCGGAGAGGAGTCCGAGAGCGGGAAGGGCCACTACTGGGAGTACGACCTCGGCCGCAACGCCTGGGCGATCTCATGGCAGGCCAGGCTGTTCTTCGACTGCGCGAGCACTCGGCTCGCAGGGCTCGACAAGGCCGTGCCGGTCGCGGCGAGTGTGAGCATGTTGGACGGGTCGAACGGAGACGAGCCCGAACTGCGCGAGGCCAACCTCGCCATCGTTCACTCCGCCTCTCTGGCCATGGCCAAGGAGCTGGGGTGCGAAAACAACGGAGGCCTGCCGGACAAGCTGGTCGTGAAGCAGAGGGCAGCCCGGACGATCGCCCCGTAGTCCGATCCGTCCCGGGCACGGTGAAGGCCGCCCAGGTGCCTTACGGCGCTGGACGGCCTTCGGGAGAAGCCGTGACCGGAATCGAACCGGCGTAACTCGCTTTGCAGGCGAGTCCCTCAACCACTCGGGCACACGGCTGGGTGTGTCGTGCTGAGTACGAACGTACGGGGGGTGTCGGGGGTGGGGAAGGGGGGGCGCGGGGGCTGCAATGTGACTGCCATGCCGCGTTCATGGACCTAGGTCGCGGGGCTGAGGCGGGATCGGTCTAAATGACAGGGGCGAGAGTGGGGTGTGGACCTTACGCTGGGGCGATGAGCGCCCTTGAACCCCGGATATCAGAGACCGCCGCCGCCCCGCCTCCGCAGGGCGGCATTCTCGGGCCGGCGTACCGGACGCTCAGCATCGGGATCATCTCCGTGATCTTCCTGATCGCCTTCGAGGCCACCGCCGTCGGGACGGCCATGCCCGTCGCCGCGCGGGAGCTGGACGGGATCGGGCTCTACGCCTTCGGTTTCTCCGCCTACTTCACCACCAGCCTCTTCGCCATGGTCCTGTCCGGCCAGTGGGCCGACCGGCAGGGGCCGTTGAGACCGCTGACCGTGGGGATCGGGGCCTTCGCCGCCGGGCTGGTGTGTTCCGGGACCGCGCAGGTGATGGGGTTGTTCGTCCTCGGGCGGGCCGTGCAGGGCTTCGGGGGCGGGCTGGTCATCGTCGCCCTGTACGTGGTGATCAGCCGGGCCTACGAGGAGCGGCTGCGGCCCGCCATCATGGCCTCCTTCGCCGCGAGCTGGGTGGTGCCGTCGATCGTCGGACCGCTGGCCGCCGGGACGGTCACCGAGCACCTGGGATGGCGGTGGGTGTTCCTCGGGATCCCCGCGCTGGTCGTCGTACCGCTGATCGTGGCCCTGCCCGCGATACGCCGGACCGCCTCCGGGCCGGTGGATCCGCAGGCGCCCGCCGCCTTCGACCGGCGGCGGATCCGGCTGGCGCTCGGGATCTCCCTGGGCGCCGGGCTGCTCCAGTACGCCGCCCAGGACCTGCGGTGGCTGTCGTTGGTGCCGGGGGTGGCCGGCGCGGCCCTGCTCGTGCCGGCGGTGCTGGGGCTGCTGCCGCGCGGGACCTACCGGGCCCGGCGCGGGCTGCCGTCCGTGGTGCTGCTGCGCGGGGTGGCGGCGGGGGCCTTCATCGGGGCCGAGAGCTTCGTACCGCTGATGCTGGTCACCCAGCGCGGGATGAGCCCGACCCTGGCCGGCCTCTCGCTCGCGCTGGGCGGGCTGACGTGGGCGGGCGGCTCGTGGGTGCAGTCCAAGGGGCGGATGGCGCCGTACCGGGAGCGGCTGATGGTGGCCGGGATGGTGCTGGTGGCCCTCGCGATCGCCGCGGCCCCGGCGGTGCTCATCGAGGCCGTGCCGGTGTGGACGCTGGCCCTCGCCTGGGCCGTGGGCAGCCTCGGCATGGGGCTCGTGATCGGCTCGACCAGCGTGCTGCTGCTTAAGCTGTCCGCGCCGCAGGAGGCGGGGGCGAACTCCGCCGCGCTGCAGATCTCCGACGCGCTGGCGAACGTGGTGCTGCTGGCCGCCGGCGGGGCGGCCTTCGCCGCGCTGGGCGGGGGAGCGGTGGGGGCGGGGCACGCCGTCGCCGAGGGGGCGGGGGCCTCGCACCCGGGCGCCTTCCTGGTGGTGTTCCTGCCGATGGCCGCGGTGGCGCTGGTGGGGGCCTGGGTCGCGACCCGGCTGG
The Streptomyces sp. NBC_00091 genome window above contains:
- a CDS encoding MFS transporter, coding for MSALEPRISETAAAPPPQGGILGPAYRTLSIGIISVIFLIAFEATAVGTAMPVAARELDGIGLYAFGFSAYFTTSLFAMVLSGQWADRQGPLRPLTVGIGAFAAGLVCSGTAQVMGLFVLGRAVQGFGGGLVIVALYVVISRAYEERLRPAIMASFAASWVVPSIVGPLAAGTVTEHLGWRWVFLGIPALVVVPLIVALPAIRRTASGPVDPQAPAAFDRRRIRLALGISLGAGLLQYAAQDLRWLSLVPGVAGAALLVPAVLGLLPRGTYRARRGLPSVVLLRGVAAGAFIGAESFVPLMLVTQRGMSPTLAGLSLALGGLTWAGGSWVQSKGRMAPYRERLMVAGMVLVALAIAAAPAVLIEAVPVWTLALAWAVGSLGMGLVIGSTSVLLLKLSAPQEAGANSAALQISDALANVVLLAAGGAAFAALGGGAVGAGHAVAEGAGASHPGAFLVVFLPMAAVALVGAWVATRLDGPAARTE